Below is a window of Indicator indicator isolate 239-I01 chromosome 9, UM_Iind_1.1, whole genome shotgun sequence DNA.
cctcttcctgcagtCAGTCACTGTGGAGACACCTCAGGGGACAATGTACGAAGGAAAGCGGTTCCATAGGCAGAGGGTGAGGTGTTGTCCTGTCCCCTTTCTCCCCACCAGCACATGACTGCCCCAACTTGGCACAGACTGGGGAAACCTGGTGGCTTCAGGGTTTGTCCCTGCACGGACAAGCTGCTCAGTGGGGCTTGTTCCCCCTACTCTGATGCTAGAGGCTCAGGAGCTCATGAGAGCACAGTGCCAGGCAATGACATTCTCATCCCTTTCCAGATCACAGGTGTGTCCATCCTGCGTGCAGGGGAGACCATGGAGCAGGCCCTCACTGCTGTCTGCAAAGACATCCGCTTGGGCAAGAtcctcatccagaccaaccatGACACGGGTGAGCCCGAGGTGAGTGACGCTTGCAGGCCTTGGCACTGTGGAGCCCCTGACACTGCAATGTGATCAccaccttctttttctttccctcctcagctccactaCCTGCGTCTTCCCAAGGAGATCAGTGAGGACTACGTCATCCTCATGGACAGCACCGTGtccacaggagctgcagccatgATGGCTGTGAGGGTCCTGCTGGTGAGTAGTCAAGGATGgcagggtgtggggtggggtcATGGGTCacacccaggcagcagctgggctctcatggctctgtgtgctgcaggaccATGACGTGCAGGAGGACAGGATCTTCTTGCTTTCGCTGCTGATGGCTGAGATGGGAGTACACTCCGTGGCCTATGCCTTCCCCCGTGTGCGCATCATCACCACCGCTGTAGACAAGAGAATCAATGAGGAGTTCCACATCATCCCAGGCATTGGTGAGGGCAAACAGGGCTTGtgtcagcaatagtgtggccttCAGGACCAGAGCAGTGATTGTCTccttgtgctgggcactggcGAGGTTGCATCTCAAACagtggcttcagttttgggcccctcacttcaaaaAGGATATTAGAGTGCTGAAGCATGtctagagaagagcaacaaggctggcgAAGTGTCTAGAGCACAAGacttgtgaagagcagctgagggaactgggattgttgagcctggagaaaaggaggttcaggggagaccttctcattctctacaactccctgaaaggaggttggactgaggtGGAGGTCAACCTCTTCTCCTAAAGAACAAGTGAGGACCatgaggaaacagcctcaagttgcaccagggaaggtttaggtttaggtttGACATTTGGAGCAATTCTGCCCCAAATGGGTTGttgagccctggaacaggtggcTCAGGGCAGTAGTGCAGTGTGCATCACTAGAGGGGGTTaaatgtggtactgagggacataatttagtggtgacctggtagtgctgggttaatggttgaactggatgattttaaggttttttccaaccaaaatgactctgtgattctcagttATGCTGTTCCTCACTGGCCAAATCCCCCAGTCCCTCACCCCAGCAGCCCTATGGGGTGCCTAGTGGCCTCCCTGAGAGAGCCCCAGAGTGGGGGAATTGggactgctgctgccatcaccTCACTTTGTCTCCTCATCCTTCAGGTAACTTTGGGGACAGATACTTCGGCACCGATGGCCCCTCTGCCTGGTGTGAGAGTGACGGCATGGACTGCTGAGCTGGCCAGCTACAGGGCCAGTCTGTGCCTGTGTCCCCTGGAGGGGCTCTgagctgccagcctgtgccaccTTCCTCCAGCATGGCTCGGCCCTGACAGCCCCAGATCGAGGAGGCTCTTGCCACCGGcctctcctccacctccagGAGCCATCCTCCCTAAGAATTAGGAGGAGGATGGGGTGGAGGGAAGGATGCTTGCTCCTGTGCCCATGGGGACGGGGTGGAGTCCTTGTCTCCAGAGCCCTGACAGCTGCGCTAGGTGGTCACCCTGTGGCCCATGCCTGGAGAGGAGTGTGCCAGTCACCCTCTTCTCTAGGGAGGTTGGGGATACAGGGTCCAGCCCCCTTGCAACTTTTTCCAGGCCTAGGCtgggccctgggcaggctgccaggctggaatttgtatttatttgtatttattttgtgcagctgcccacacagctgcctggcagggctTGCCAGCTACTTGAAAACCATCAGGAATTGGGGATCTCTGCAAGGAACCACCTTGTCCCTACTGATCTGACActccatcccctcccagtccctggCTTTCAGTGTCAGGACGTCAAGGACTGCTTTGCCCCCACACTGGCTAGAGGGTTTGATATTCAAATACTCTTCTCCCAGTGAGATTCCAGTTCCGTGGGGTCAGCCTGGGgaccaaaccatggctcctgGCCCCTGGAGGCGTCGAGCAAGGTCAGCTCGGCTGCCACCACCCTTCTTGCTCAGGTTTTTCATTGAAGGGGCAGCAGCGGGAGCAGAGATGGCTCCAACCAGGGCCCAGGCTCTGTGCATGGCCCCTTCCCCCCTTTGCTGGCTGTGCCCCTGGCCCCAGgcgctgccccctccctgctgccctggctgccttCGTTTTGTACCCCAATAAAGAAGCATCATTACCCTGGGATGTTACCTCCTGCCACCATCACCACCTGCTGCCACCTCAcctaggctgggcagggggagggatGATAGGCACGGGATGCTGCTTGCTTGTAGGGGTGTCacagtgtgccaggggaggatgtgGTAGAATTGTATGTGTCCTACGATGTCATTTTGTCTGGGTGTGGGTGATTGGGTTGTCACCACGTAGCGGGGTGCCGGAGGTGTCACTCGGTGTATAGGAAGTGAGGGGCATGTCACTGCATGCTGGGGTGCTCTGGTGTGTTTTAGGGGGTGTGACTGGGGGTGTGATAGGGGTGTCGCCAGAtactggaggtgctgggtgatgtgCTGGCAGTGTCACCACACACCGCAGGTGCTGGGGTGTGATTACAGCTGACACTGTGTGTATagggggtgctgggggtactactgggagtgctgggctgtgtgacACGGCCGTCACCCTGTGccgggaggtgtcccagccggGTCCCAGGGCTGCGCAGGCGCACGGCGGTGGGGGCGGAAGCGGCGGCAGGGCCGGGGCGGTCGGTGGCGGCAGCCTCCGTTCTTCCGTCCGTTCGATCCCCTCCGCCGCCATGGCGGATCCCGGGCGGCCGCAGCGGAAGCTGTCCCGGGTCGGGGAGAGCCTCTACCGGGTCCTCGGcctgcagaagggcagctccCCCGAGGAGATCAAGCGGGCCTACAGGTACAGCGGGCACCGAGGAGGGACGGGGACTGGGCGGGGGCGAGGCGGCGGGGTTGGGGCAGCGGCCTGGGGATCAGTCCGGGTAGCAGGCGGGGCGGGACCAGCTGGGAGAGTGAGATCGGGGTGAGCCTGGCGCAGGGACCGTCTCGGGGGCATCCGGGCATGCAGGGCCGGTCCCGGTGCCGATCCAGGTCCCGGGCCGGTCCTACTCGCCATGCCCCGCAGGAAGCTGGCCCTTAAGTACCACCCGGACAAGAACCCCGACGACCCGTCTGCTGCCGAGCGCTTCAAGGAGATCAACAGCGCCCACGCCACACTGAGCGATGAGGACAAGCGCCGGCTCTATGACCAGTACGGCTCCCTGGGGCTCTACGTGGCCGAGCAGTTCGGGGACGATGCCGTTAAGCActacttcctcatgtccaagtGGTGGTTCCGGGTGAGCGTCGTTACTGATTAGCCCGGCACTGGCACTGGGCATCATCGGGGCTGCCGTGGTGGGAGTCCTGGTGTAGCTCAGGTAGGCTTGTGGGGACCTGGCTGCTGGTACAGCTTGGATCTGGATGCTGGCACAGGTGGGCTCATGGGgacccagctgctggcacagctcagatGGTCTAATAGGGCTGCCATCCCTTCCTCTGCAGGCCTTGGCCCTGTGTTGTGGTGttctcacctgctgctgctgctgctgttgctgcttcttctgCTGCGGGACATGTTGCCCGCCAAAGGAGGATGAGTCCTACAAGTACGTTGACCCCAAGGACCTGGAGGCACAGATGCACGCAGAGGACAGTGGTGAGTCAAACTGGCTGTGTCTGTGTCGACCACCTGGCTTTATCTTGTGTGGGACTCGGGGGAAGCTTGTGTCTCATCtcatggaggggatggagctcTGGCTCATGGATCACATGGGACTCGGCTGCAACTCTTGCTGAACTGCCAATCCTGGGTATTTCCCATATGGATTGGGGCTTATGACAGTGACAGAGGGACCCACCACATGGGCCATGGGGATTGTGTCCTTTCTTGCTTGCTCCTAAGTGAGGGCCCCCTGAAGGTCTCTGACTGAGACAGATGAGTCTGTGCCTTCCAGAGCATGGAACATGGGGGGAACAGCCATGCTCCAGGCTGGTTTAATTCTTTCGGCACTGGCCATATTGGTGCCTGTGTGTAACTTGTGGATGTCTCTGTGGGGTAGGGGTACTGTTTTTATGGCTATGTGCTGGCTAGATGTTTGGGAGCCTTCATGGGGCCATACTGGGGCATTCCAGATACCAGCTTGCTGGTGCCACAGGATGAGGCTGATGCACAGCATTTCTCTTCCAGGTCAGCAGATACCCATGGTGTCACAGCCCCACCCTGCCAGTGTAGAGCCGTTGCCAGCTGTCAGTGCCAGGACTGATGCCTGAGGCTGGCTTTGGTCCTGCCATCTCCTCCAGGACT
It encodes the following:
- the DNAJC5G gene encoding dnaJ homolog subfamily C member 5G isoform X2 — protein: MADPGRPQRKLSRVGESLYRVLGLQKGSSPEEIKRAYRKLALKYHPDKNPDDPSAAERFKEINSAHATLSDEDKRRLYDQYGSLGLYVAEQFGDDAVKHYFLMSKWWFRALALCCGVLTCCCCCCCCFFCCGTCCPPKEDESYKYVDPKDLEAQMHAEDSGDISLPGQQIPMVSQPHPASVEPLPAVSARTDA
- the DNAJC5G gene encoding dnaJ homolog subfamily C member 5G isoform X1, which translates into the protein MADPGRPQRKLSRVGESLYRVLGLQKGSSPEEIKRAYRKLALKYHPDKNPDDPSAAERFKEINSAHATLSDEDKRRLYDQYGSLGLYVAEQFGDDAVKHYFLMSKWWFRALALCCGVLTCCCCCCCCFFCCGTCCPPKEDESYKYVDPKDLEAQMHAEDSGQQIPMVSQPHPASVEPLPAVSARTDA